The genome window GATGTGCCAGATGATCTGTTGCAAGTAACACCTGAACGAATTGCAGAACTAGTAGTAGGTGATTTTGGTGACGCATGATCAGGCCGCGAACTTACGTAGGAAGTTGGCATTATCAAGTAATTCGAGGCAAGCGAAGACACTTTGTGTCATTAGTGGCAAAGGTGGAGTCGGCAAATCTAATATTGCACTTAATTTTTCATTGGAATTAATTAATGAAGGAAAAAAAGTACTAATAATTGATTTAGATGTTGGAATGGGAAACATTGATATCTTATTAGGTCTCCATGCCAAGAAGTCTATCTTTGATTTGTTCAATGAAAGTGAATCGATTCATGATATTATTGAACTAGGACCAAAGAACTTAGGATTTATATCAGGAGGTTCTGGTATAAGTGAGTTCTTTTCTTTAAATGATGAGAAAAAGGAACATTTTTATAAACAATACAACGATGTCGTGCAAATGTATGATTATATCCTTTTCGATATGGGGGCAGGTGTAACAAAGGAAAGCCTATTCTTTATTCTAGCGGCAGATGAATGTATTGTCGTCACTACTCCAGAACCAACATCGATTATGGATGCATATAGTGCGATAAAATTTGTCAAAAATAAAAATAGAGAAATGTCAATATCCGTAGTTATGAATCGTGCTTCTTCGCAAAAAGAAGGAGAACAATCCTTGGAACGTTTTAAGGAAGTTGTATCACAGTTTTTACAAATCGAAATTGAGAAACTCGGTATTCTTCCCGAGGATAAAAGTGTCTCTAAGTCAGTCATTA of Oceanobacillus zhaokaii contains these proteins:
- a CDS encoding MinD/ParA family protein is translated as MTHDQAANLRRKLALSSNSRQAKTLCVISGKGGVGKSNIALNFSLELINEGKKVLIIDLDVGMGNIDILLGLHAKKSIFDLFNESESIHDIIELGPKNLGFISGGSGISEFFSLNDEKKEHFYKQYNDVVQMYDYILFDMGAGVTKESLFFILAADECIVVTTPEPTSIMDAYSAIKFVKNKNREMSISVVMNRASSQKEGEQSLERFKEVVSQFLQIEIEKLGILPEDKSVSKSVINQTPFILFNGKSKISKAMQELTYNYLNNAKERSMKETSFIQRLKQLLLER